Genomic segment of Acidobacteriota bacterium:
CGCCGCCTCGAACCATTGCGCGGCGGGTTTCTTCTTGAACACAATCTCGTTGACGGATGGTTCCATCAGCGCCGACAGGTTGACGACATTGCCGTTGGCGTCGGTCTGGAAGGTCAGCTTCGCATCTTCAAACGTAGGGTCTTCGCCTTTGAGCGCGTTAAACGTCTCGTAATGCCAATGCTCCAGCGGCGCGTTGATGCCGTTGTAGGTGAATTGCAACTTGCCTTCGCGCAACGCGACTTTCAGCACACCATAACCAGGATGTTCGTAATCACCCGCGTAGTCGTCCAGCTTGTGCGCCGCCTGTGTGCCGCTGACGCGCGCCACTGTCTTGCGCTGACTGCCTACTTTCAACGCGGCCTCACTCATTGCCAACTCACCTGCGCCCGCGTTCAGCCAGGGCACGGCTTCCAGTTTGAAAAGCCGGTCGGCAAGCTCGCGCACGATCAGTTCGCGTAACGGCGTGCCGTTCAGATTGGTCAGCACGACGATGCCATAGCCGTCATTCGGGAACAGCACCGCGTTTGCCGAAAAGCCGTCAATGTTGCCGCCGTGATGCACGCGCTGGTGGCCGCGATAGGTGTCAATGAACCAGCCCATGCCGTAATCCTGCGCCGAAATATCGGGCCGCGTGCTGGGCGCGCCCGTCGCCATTTGCGGCTGATGCAGTTCGTTGACAGTCGCGGCGGCAGCGACTCTTTTGCCGTTGTACTGGCCGCCGTTCAAATGCGTGATCACCCAATGCGCCATCTCGTTCGCGCTGGAATTGATCGAACCCGCCGGGCCGATGTTAGTGATCGGACGGAATGGAAGCTTGACGACTTTGTCATCACGTTTGGCATACGGATAAGCAAAGTCGGCGTCCTTTTGCGAATCGGTGACCGCAAAGTTTGTGCGTTGCATGTCCAGCGGCGCAAACACGCGTTCGCGCACGGCGGCTTCCCAGGTCTTGCCGGTCAGAACTTCGGTCAAGTAGCCCGCCGTGACGAACATCAAATTGTTGTATTGAAAGCGCGCCCGCAGATCGGCGCTGAGTTCCAGATAGGGCAAGCGCCGCACCAACTGTTCGCGGCTCGCGTCGTAGTTGTTGTACCAAACCAGATCGTGGCGCGGCAGGCCCGAACGGTGCGTTACCAGATCGCGCACGCTCAACCGTTCAGTCACGCTCGCCTCATTCATCCTGAACCACGGAATGTACGTGCGCACCGGCTGATCCCATTCGACCTTGCCGTCGTCAACCAACGTCCCCAGCACAAAGGTCGTAAACGCCTTTGAACACGAACCAATCGCGAACAGCGTATCCGGCGTCACCGGCAACTGTT
This window contains:
- a CDS encoding serine hydrolase, which codes for MSRLYPFRFVTLLCLLSALAFAQSQIPGHWEGAIQLPGAPLAIQVDVKVGADGKLAATITIPAQGARDLPLTNFTTGIDDLSFDLPNVPGEPKFRGSFVSKDKILGAFTQSGQSFPCNLERKADPGTDTKAMLASLDALINDGLKKFDVPGMSIAVVKGKEIIYAKGFGYRDVEKQLPVTPDTLFAIGSCSKAFTTFVLGTLVDDGKVEWDQPVRTYIPWFRMNEASVTERLSVRDLVTHRSGLPRHDLVWYNNYDASREQLVRRLPYLELSADLRARFQYNNLMFVTAGYLTEVLTGKTWEAAVRERVFAPLDMQRTNFAVTDSQKDADFAYPYAKRDDKVVKLPFRPITNIGPAGSINSSANEMAHWVITHLNGGQYNGKRVAAAATVNELHQPQMATGAPSTRPDISAQDYGMGWFIDTYRGHQRVHHGGNIDGFSANAVLFPNDGYGIVVLTNLNGTPLRELIVRELADRLFKLEAVPWLNAGAGELAMSEAALKVGSQRKTVARVSGTQAAHKLDDYAGDYEHPGYGVLKVALREGKLQFTYNGINAPLEHWHYETFNALKGEDPTFEDAKLTFQTDANGNVVNLSALMEPSVNEIVFKKKPAAQWFEAAYLARFVGDYTLINQTISVSLRGNTLIAQAPGAPPQELIPGVDGGFTLKQSRAQTWYFTTDGQGQVTGIEVRQRGAVLNAKRKPAK